The Deltaproteobacteria bacterium DNA window GGTCGTCATGGATCAAAGAATAGGTGTGAATCAGTTCCAGCCCACAGGCCACCGGAAGCACGGACCGGGCTTCTCCACCTACGGCCTCGGCCCCTGCCATGCAAAGAACAGGTCGCAGTCTTTTTCCCCCTGCAAAGAGGCTGTAATTCATGGCCTCCACTAAATCCCTGGAGGGATCCGAGGCCGGTGGGAAGACTTCCCGGAGGGCCTCATCCACCATCTCTCTTTTCCGGGAAAGGTATTGTTTGAGATCCGTCTTCACCCCTCTTCCTCCTCGTCCACCTCAAAGGGCTTCCTGGTATACCCCTCGGTCCCTTCCTTGACCAGCATGGTAACCTTCTTCTCTGCTTCTTCCAGCTTCTTCGAGCAGGTTCCAACAAGTTTCATCCCCTCCTCGAAAAGCTTGAGAGATTCCTCCAGAGGAAGGCTGCCCTCCTCGAGGCTCTCCACGATCTCCTCGAGACGGGACATAAGTTCGTCGAATTTCTTTGAAGCCATCTACTCCTCCAATTCCCTGCCCAATTTCAGGAGAAGCAGGGGATCCACGCGGGCGCCGCCCACCCGGACACCCCAGTGAAGATGAGGCCCGGTGGCCCGTCCGGTGCTTCCCACGTGCCCGATCACCTCTCCCTTATGGACGAA harbors:
- the xseB gene encoding exodeoxyribonuclease VII small subunit, with translation MASKKFDELMSRLEEIVESLEEGSLPLEESLKLFEEGMKLVGTCSKKLEEAEKKVTMLVKEGTEGYTRKPFEVDEEEEG